A stretch of the uncultured Bacteroides sp. genome encodes the following:
- a CDS encoding HU family DNA-binding protein has protein sequence MNKAELINAIAAGSGLSKADSKKALDAFVSSVSDTLKSGEKVSLVGFGTFSVSERGERTGINPSTKAPITIPAKKVAKFKAGAELADAIK, from the coding sequence ATGAATAAGGCAGAACTTATTAATGCTATCGCAGCAGGATCAGGCTTGAGTAAGGCAGATTCAAAGAAAGCTCTTGACGCTTTCGTTTCAAGTGTATCAGATACTCTTAAGTCAGGTGAAAAAGTTTCTTTAGTTGGTTTCGGAACATTCTCAGTAAGTGAGAGAGGTGAAAGAACTGGTATCAATCCTTCTACTAAAGCACCTATCACTATTCCAGCTAAGAAAGTTGCTAAATTTAAAGCTGGCGCTGAATTAGCTGACGCTATCAAATAA